The Osmerus eperlanus chromosome 7, fOsmEpe2.1, whole genome shotgun sequence genome includes a region encoding these proteins:
- the LOC134023797 gene encoding B-cell receptor CD22-like, which yields MDNHRCQWHFIAFSFFLRAVQTSASSWTAEVPSPVSALLGSCVVIPCSFNYPEPQKKSSEVTGIWAKETLKKIYHPDRSSVLQDFKNRTQLVGDLQVKNCSLRIDPLHQSDTGPFYFRVEIKDYEKYSYVDNRVSIDIKDNYDCAYTSFFSKGLPELPTLSVSEEVRVGELFTASCSVSHSCPTDPPVLTWSHSATPTVQSQQLSKGQWEVTSSLTFAPTVADHNKSLSCTAAYRGGKKAESSQTLNVKYAPLDVRVERESTLQEGDSVELRCSSDGNPAAHSYQWHSPSGALLSRGQTYRLERVSRHTGALYCTAINTEGQGRSSQVKLNVIYPPEIKVGSACFSNISTVTCLCIVESVPLSDVQWSLPDGVLSSTKVDRHRSVIIATLQGSLGFADYTLCHANNSEGNTTQAFKLPKKDMTWTVHVFIAVSAFLVPVLFMSAWRLTRKCRKSHDGQHATTTQNIAIVTAKATVSDNSAATQENINNEVSGNQYVYGNMEVCTNCSLRSEVKADGRCDSYESVMGEDIYANV from the exons ATGGACAATCACAGATGTCAATGGCATTTCATTGCCTTTTCCTTTTTCCTCAGAG CGGTGCAAACCTCAGCCTCTTCCTGGACCGCTGAGGTGCCCAGTCCAGTCTCCGCCCTGCTGGGCTCCTGTGTGGTCATCCCCTGCTCTTTCAACTACCCAGAACCACAGAAGAAGTCCTCTGAAGTCACCGGGATTTGGGCCAAAGAAACCCTCAAGAAGATCTACCATCCAGACAGGTCTTCAGTGCTGCAGGATTTCAAGAACCGCACACAATTAGTTGGAGATCTCCAAGTCAAGAACTGCTCTCTGAGGATTGATCCCCTTCATCAAAGTGACACAGGACCCTTTTATTTTAGGGTTGAAATAAAAGACTACGAAAAGTATTCTTATGTGGACAACAGAGTTTCTATTGATATCAAAG ATAATTATGATTGTGCTTATACCTCTTTTTTTTCTAAAGGGTTGCCAGAGCTCCCCACTCTGTCAGTGAGTGAAGAAGTGAGGGTAGGTGAGCTGTTCACTGCTTCCTGCTCTGTGTCTCACTCCTGCCCCACTGACCCCCCTGTCCTGACCTGGAGCCACTCAGCAACACCCACTGTCCAATCACAGCAGCTGTCCAAGGGCCAGTGGGAAGTGACATCATCCTTGACCTTTGCCCCCACGGTTGCTGACCACAACAAGTCTCTCAGTTGCACAGCAGCCTACAGGGGAGGGAAAAAAGCAGAGAGCTCCCAGACtctaaatgtcaaat ACGCCCCACTGgatgtgagggtggagagggagtccACATTGCAGGAGGGAGACTCTGTTGAGCTGAGGTGTTCCAGTGATGGTAACCCAGCGGCCCACAGCTACCAGTGGCACAGCCCCAGTGGGGCTCTGCTGTCCCGGGGACAAACctacaggctggagagggtgtcCAGACACACTGGTGCCCTCTACTGCACCGCCATCAACACAGAGGGACAAGGACGCTCCAGTCAAGTGAAGCTCAACGTGATCT atCCTCCTGAAATTAAAGTAGGCTCTGCCTGCTTCTCTAACATCTCCACGGTAACCTGCCTGTGCATCGTGGAATCTGTCCCCCTTAGTGATGTCCAGTGGTCTCTCCCAGATGGAGTTCTGTCAAGCACCAAGGTAGACAGGCACCGATCAGTGATCATCGCCACCCTGCAAGGCAGTCTTGGCTTTGCAGACTACACCCTCTGCCATGCCAACAACAGTGAGGGAAACACCACCCAGGCCTTCAAGTTGCCCAAAAAAG ATATGACATGGACGGTGCACGTTTTTATAGCCGTATCAGCGTTTTTGGTGCCGGTGTTATTCATGTCAGCATGGAGGTTAACCAGGAAGTG TCGTAAGAGCCATGATGGTCAACATGCAACCACAACACAGAACATTGCTATTGTTACGGCCAAAGCCACAGTCTCAGACAACTCCGCAGCAAC ACAAGAAAACATCAACAATGAAGTCTCCGGCAACCAATATGTTTACGGCAATATGGAGGTTTGTACTAACTGCTCCCTGAGATCTGAAGTAAAA GCCGACGGCAGGTGTGACTCGTATGAAAGTGTGATGGGTGAAGATATCTATGCTAACGTGTGA
- the LOC134024166 gene encoding myelin-associated glycoprotein-like isoform X2, translating into MDQKDKVLIWIWLGIGVLIQPVFSEEWTATVVKDMTALVSSCVVVPCSFKYPGGSRPSSKLRAIWLIKEKTTGIIYHEDSVKVLDNFKDRTKLLGSLGDGNCTLMMGQVKDRDNGPFCFRIEIPTLDQFSYVDQCVRIEMLSEPLKPTLLAPKTATEGEPFTITCSVMHTCPSEWPSLTWSSRGSTITHHRNHGLGKWETLSTLTLLPQEKDDHSEVSCTVKFHGGKTSSKGFQIFVKRKENIWYIIVPVTVGLGTAVMFGALCVLMRKKYKRQIEELQTRSGNSMWNRLSRMSRRFHSGGSEPGSASTEQSRTMWSRFSRTNNTQAISKPRFPSPKSDPKSSCAKYNDYSSGGYDEDANLQNIYGNV; encoded by the exons ATGGACCAAAAGGATAAAGTTCTGATCTGGATTTGGCTGGGTATCGGAG TCCTTATCCAGCCTGTGTTCTCAGAGGAATGGACAGCGACTGTTGTCAAAGACATGACTGCCCTGGTCTCATCCTGTGTGGTGGTGCCATGCTCTTTCAAATACCCCGGCGGCAGTCGGCCTAGCTCCAAATTAAGGGCCATCTGGCTCATCAAAGAAAAGACGACGGGCATCATCTACCATGAGGATAGTGTGAAGGTTTTAGACAACTTCAAAGATCGCACAAAGCTACTGGGAAGTTTGGGAGATGGCAACTGCACCCTGATGATGGGTCAAGTGAAGGACCGTGACAACGGACCTTTCTGTTTCAGAATCGAGATTCCTACGCTTGATCAATTTTCCTATGTCGACCAATGTGTCCGGATAGAAATGCTCT CAGAGCCTTTGAAACCGACCTTGCTTGCTCCTAAGACAGCCACGGAGGGTGAGCCTTTCACCATCACCTGTTCTGTCATGCACACCTGTCCCTCAGAGTGGCCTTCTCTCACCTGGAGCTCCAGAGGGAGCACCATCACCCACCACAGGAACCATGGCTTAGGCAAATGGGAAACCCTTTCTACACTGACCCTTCTTCCCCAGGAGAAGGACGACCACTCGGAGGTCAGCTGCACAGTGAAGTTCCACGGAGGGAAAACCTCTTCTAAGGGATTCCAGATCTTCGTGAAAC GTAAGGAGAACATCTGGTACATCATTGTTCCTGTCACTGTTGGCCTTGGCACTGCTGTGATGTTTGGAGCACTTTGTGTTTTGATGAGGAAGAAATACAA GAGACAGATTGAGGAGCTTCAAACCAGAAGTGGTAACAG CATGTGGAACCGTCTCTCCAGAATGTCCCGCAG GTTTCACTCTGGTGGCTCCGAACCAGGATCGGCCTCCACTGAGCAAAG TAGGACTATGTGGAGTCGGTTTTCGAG GACCAATAACACCCAGGCAATCTCGAAACCCCGCTTCCCATCTCCAAAGAG TGATCCAAAGTCTTCCTGCGCCAAATACAATGATTATAGCAGTGGG GGTTATGATGAGGATGCAAATCTTCAAAACATCTATGGGAACGTCTGA
- the LOC134024166 gene encoding myelin-associated glycoprotein-like isoform X1 has product MDQKDKVLIWIWLGIGVLIQPVFSEEWTATVVKDMTALVSSCVVVPCSFKYPGGSRPSSKLRAIWLIKEKTTGIIYHEDSVKVLDNFKDRTKLLGSLGDGNCTLMMGQVKDRDNGPFCFRIEIPTLDQFSYVDQCVRIEMLSEPLKPTLLAPKTATEGEPFTITCSVMHTCPSEWPSLTWSSRGSTITHHRNHGLGKWETLSTLTLLPQEKDDHSEVSCTVKFHGGKTSSKGFQIFVKRKENIWYIIVPVTVGLGTAVMFGALCVLMRKKYKRQIEELQTRSGNSMWNRLSRMSRRFHSGGSEPGSASTEQSRTMWSRFSRRQQGNVDRRNQTNNTQAISKPRFPSPKSDPKSSCAKYNDYSSGGYDEDANLQNIYGNV; this is encoded by the exons ATGGACCAAAAGGATAAAGTTCTGATCTGGATTTGGCTGGGTATCGGAG TCCTTATCCAGCCTGTGTTCTCAGAGGAATGGACAGCGACTGTTGTCAAAGACATGACTGCCCTGGTCTCATCCTGTGTGGTGGTGCCATGCTCTTTCAAATACCCCGGCGGCAGTCGGCCTAGCTCCAAATTAAGGGCCATCTGGCTCATCAAAGAAAAGACGACGGGCATCATCTACCATGAGGATAGTGTGAAGGTTTTAGACAACTTCAAAGATCGCACAAAGCTACTGGGAAGTTTGGGAGATGGCAACTGCACCCTGATGATGGGTCAAGTGAAGGACCGTGACAACGGACCTTTCTGTTTCAGAATCGAGATTCCTACGCTTGATCAATTTTCCTATGTCGACCAATGTGTCCGGATAGAAATGCTCT CAGAGCCTTTGAAACCGACCTTGCTTGCTCCTAAGACAGCCACGGAGGGTGAGCCTTTCACCATCACCTGTTCTGTCATGCACACCTGTCCCTCAGAGTGGCCTTCTCTCACCTGGAGCTCCAGAGGGAGCACCATCACCCACCACAGGAACCATGGCTTAGGCAAATGGGAAACCCTTTCTACACTGACCCTTCTTCCCCAGGAGAAGGACGACCACTCGGAGGTCAGCTGCACAGTGAAGTTCCACGGAGGGAAAACCTCTTCTAAGGGATTCCAGATCTTCGTGAAAC GTAAGGAGAACATCTGGTACATCATTGTTCCTGTCACTGTTGGCCTTGGCACTGCTGTGATGTTTGGAGCACTTTGTGTTTTGATGAGGAAGAAATACAA GAGACAGATTGAGGAGCTTCAAACCAGAAGTGGTAACAG CATGTGGAACCGTCTCTCCAGAATGTCCCGCAG GTTTCACTCTGGTGGCTCCGAACCAGGATCGGCCTCCACTGAGCAAAG TAGGACTATGTGGAGTCGGTTTTCGAG AAGGCAACAAGGAAATGTGGACCGGAGAAATCA GACCAATAACACCCAGGCAATCTCGAAACCCCGCTTCCCATCTCCAAAGAG TGATCCAAAGTCTTCCTGCGCCAAATACAATGATTATAGCAGTGGG GGTTATGATGAGGATGCAAATCTTCAAAACATCTATGGGAACGTCTGA
- the LOC134024166 gene encoding myelin-associated glycoprotein-like isoform X3: MDQKDKVLIWIWLGIGVLIQPVFSEEWTATVVKDMTALVSSCVVVPCSFKYPGGSRPSSKLRAIWLIKEKTTGIIYHEDSVKVLDNFKDRTKLLGSLGDGNCTLMMGQVKDRDNGPFCFRIEIPTLDQFSYVDQCVRIEMLSEPLKPTLLAPKTATEGEPFTITCSVMHTCPSEWPSLTWSSRGSTITHHRNHGLGKWETLSTLTLLPQEKDDHSEVSCTVKFHGGKTSSKGFQIFVKRKENIWYIIVPVTVGLGTAVMFGALCVLMRKKYKRQIEELQTRSGNSMWNRLSRMSRRFHSGGSEPGSASTEQRQ; the protein is encoded by the exons ATGGACCAAAAGGATAAAGTTCTGATCTGGATTTGGCTGGGTATCGGAG TCCTTATCCAGCCTGTGTTCTCAGAGGAATGGACAGCGACTGTTGTCAAAGACATGACTGCCCTGGTCTCATCCTGTGTGGTGGTGCCATGCTCTTTCAAATACCCCGGCGGCAGTCGGCCTAGCTCCAAATTAAGGGCCATCTGGCTCATCAAAGAAAAGACGACGGGCATCATCTACCATGAGGATAGTGTGAAGGTTTTAGACAACTTCAAAGATCGCACAAAGCTACTGGGAAGTTTGGGAGATGGCAACTGCACCCTGATGATGGGTCAAGTGAAGGACCGTGACAACGGACCTTTCTGTTTCAGAATCGAGATTCCTACGCTTGATCAATTTTCCTATGTCGACCAATGTGTCCGGATAGAAATGCTCT CAGAGCCTTTGAAACCGACCTTGCTTGCTCCTAAGACAGCCACGGAGGGTGAGCCTTTCACCATCACCTGTTCTGTCATGCACACCTGTCCCTCAGAGTGGCCTTCTCTCACCTGGAGCTCCAGAGGGAGCACCATCACCCACCACAGGAACCATGGCTTAGGCAAATGGGAAACCCTTTCTACACTGACCCTTCTTCCCCAGGAGAAGGACGACCACTCGGAGGTCAGCTGCACAGTGAAGTTCCACGGAGGGAAAACCTCTTCTAAGGGATTCCAGATCTTCGTGAAAC GTAAGGAGAACATCTGGTACATCATTGTTCCTGTCACTGTTGGCCTTGGCACTGCTGTGATGTTTGGAGCACTTTGTGTTTTGATGAGGAAGAAATACAA GAGACAGATTGAGGAGCTTCAAACCAGAAGTGGTAACAG CATGTGGAACCGTCTCTCCAGAATGTCCCGCAG GTTTCACTCTGGTGGCTCCGAACCAGGATCGGCCTCCACTGAGCAAAGGCAG TAG